One Gloeothece verrucosa PCC 7822 DNA window includes the following coding sequences:
- a CDS encoding histidine phosphatase family protein, protein MTTRVIIVRHGQSSYNAQKKIQGRCDESVLTDKGRDDAQILGDSLSNLDLDAVYCSPLQRAKATAEIIHSYLKNSPPLQPLNQLMEIDLPLWENMLKQEVAEKFPEEYRCWHERPHEFKMILEGQQEHYPVLSLYEQAQQFWREILPKHEGKTILIVAHNGINRCLIMSALGIKPSYYQSIQQSNCCINVLNFTGGWGEPVQLESLNQTAHLGVKIPSYRPSHKGPRFLLIRHGETQWNRESRFQGIRDIPLNENGKKQAGQAAEFLKDIELNFAVSSPMLRPKETAEIILQYHPNIELDLQPQLIEICHGLWEGKLKTEIDQEFPGLLQQWDEKPETVQMPEGENLQDVWDRAVACWEELVKKYDDPENPQTGIVVAHDAINKVIVCYLLGLEPANFWYIKQGNGAVSVIDYLQGPGTKPVLQAINITNHLGGGVLDQTAAGAL, encoded by the coding sequence TTGACTACTCGAGTTATTATCGTGCGTCATGGACAAAGCAGCTACAACGCTCAAAAGAAGATTCAAGGCCGTTGTGATGAGTCTGTATTAACAGATAAAGGGCGTGATGATGCCCAAATATTGGGAGATTCTCTAAGTAATCTAGATCTTGATGCAGTTTACTGTAGTCCTCTCCAACGAGCGAAGGCCACAGCCGAAATTATACACTCTTATCTCAAAAATTCTCCCCCTTTACAGCCGCTCAATCAATTGATGGAGATTGATTTGCCGTTGTGGGAAAATATGCTCAAGCAGGAAGTCGCCGAAAAATTCCCCGAAGAGTATCGTTGTTGGCATGAACGTCCTCACGAGTTTAAGATGATTTTGGAGGGACAACAGGAACATTACCCAGTATTATCTCTCTACGAACAAGCGCAACAATTTTGGCGAGAAATCTTACCGAAACATGAGGGAAAAACCATTTTAATTGTGGCTCATAATGGCATTAATCGCTGTTTAATTATGAGCGCTCTTGGGATTAAACCCTCTTATTATCAATCCATTCAGCAATCGAATTGTTGTATTAATGTGTTGAATTTTACAGGGGGATGGGGTGAACCAGTTCAGTTAGAATCATTAAATCAAACCGCTCATTTAGGCGTAAAAATTCCTTCTTATCGTCCTTCCCATAAAGGCCCGCGTTTTTTATTAATTCGTCACGGAGAAACCCAATGGAATCGCGAGTCTAGGTTTCAAGGGATTAGAGATATTCCGCTTAATGAAAATGGAAAGAAACAGGCCGGCCAAGCGGCAGAATTTTTAAAAGATATCGAGCTAAATTTTGCGGTGAGTAGCCCGATGTTACGACCTAAAGAGACGGCTGAAATTATTTTGCAATATCATCCTAACATTGAGTTAGACCTTCAGCCGCAACTGATAGAGATTTGTCATGGACTGTGGGAAGGAAAATTAAAGACAGAAATTGATCAAGAATTTCCAGGGTTATTACAGCAATGGGATGAAAAACCCGAAACCGTACAAATGCCAGAGGGAGAAAATTTACAAGATGTATGGGATAGGGCGGTTGCTTGTTGGGAGGAATTGGTAAAAAAATATGATGACCCAGAAAATCCTCAAACCGGTATTGTTGTTGCTCATGATGCGATTAATAAGGTTATTGTTTGTTATTTATTAGGCTTAGAACCAGCTAATTTTTGGTATATTAAACAAGGTAATGGAGCAGTAAGTGTTATTGATTATCTTCAAGGACCTGGCACTAAACCGGTTTTACAAGCGATTAATATTACTAATCATTTAGGGGGAGGAGTTTTGGATCAAACGGCGGCGGGAGCGCTGTAA
- a CDS encoding DUF4912 domain-containing protein, which translates to MVQERPPLEEMTLRQLRKVASECNISRYSRMRKAQLLEAVKTALEAQTTSQTTSQFTSQFTSISTDQEEQTVEASKFDVGQEDQIGGPLSSVDDGLGDLPGGYGESRIVLMPRDPQWAYTYWDVPNEHKEELRRQGGQQLALRIYDVTDINLDYQSPHNIQEYLCDELAREWYMPIPVSDRDYAVDIGYRCADGRWLVLARSAPVRIPPVYPSDWVEDIFVTVNWEEDLRDKTVYTLVPPAKRQAVSATDNPIYKQIFNMAQGAEAQRVAGSVYGSMQHVAGSLMSSWAVTGEQAISSYVFPSGAGMWALPTVSGLNMSGIGMTASGVGMGASEIPIRPRKFWLVADAELIVYGATEPDATVTIGGRPIKLNPDGTFRFQMSFQDGLIDYPIMAVAADGVQTRSIQMKFTRETPSRHTNTKDEAILEWPSLI; encoded by the coding sequence ATGGTACAAGAACGCCCACCCCTAGAAGAGATGACATTAAGGCAGCTACGAAAAGTTGCCAGTGAATGTAACATCTCTCGTTACAGCCGAATGCGTAAGGCTCAGTTATTAGAAGCCGTTAAAACAGCATTAGAAGCTCAAACTACTTCTCAAACTACTTCTCAATTTACATCTCAATTTACGTCCATATCTACTGATCAGGAGGAGCAAACAGTGGAAGCATCTAAATTTGATGTCGGTCAAGAAGATCAAATCGGAGGTCCTTTATCTTCCGTCGATGATGGTTTAGGGGACCTGCCCGGTGGCTACGGAGAAAGCCGCATTGTTTTGATGCCCCGCGACCCCCAATGGGCTTACACTTATTGGGATGTTCCCAATGAGCATAAAGAAGAACTCCGTCGTCAAGGAGGACAACAATTAGCCCTGCGGATTTACGACGTAACTGATATTAATCTAGATTATCAATCCCCCCACAACATCCAAGAGTATCTCTGTGATGAGTTGGCACGGGAATGGTATATGCCTATTCCTGTCAGTGACCGCGATTATGCAGTGGATATCGGCTACCGTTGTGCGGATGGTCGTTGGTTAGTGTTGGCTCGTTCTGCGCCGGTGCGTATTCCTCCGGTTTATCCTTCTGATTGGGTAGAAGATATCTTTGTTACGGTTAATTGGGAGGAAGACTTACGCGATAAGACGGTTTACACTCTGGTTCCTCCTGCTAAACGTCAAGCGGTTTCCGCAACCGACAACCCCATCTACAAGCAAATCTTTAACATGGCTCAAGGTGCAGAAGCACAGCGCGTGGCCGGTTCTGTCTACGGTTCTATGCAGCACGTTGCGGGTTCGCTCATGTCTTCTTGGGCGGTCACTGGCGAACAAGCCATCAGTTCTTATGTCTTCCCCTCGGGTGCGGGAATGTGGGCATTGCCTACTGTATCCGGTTTAAATATGTCCGGTATCGGCATGACCGCGTCTGGAGTAGGTATGGGAGCTTCTGAAATTCCCATCCGTCCTCGTAAGTTCTGGTTGGTTGCGGATGCGGAATTAATCGTTTATGGGGCTACTGAACCTGATGCTACTGTTACAATTGGTGGTCGTCCCATTAAGCTCAATCCTGACGGGACTTTCCGCTTCCAGATGTCCTTCCAAGATGGGTTAATTGACTACCCCATTATGGCAGTGGCGGCTGACGGTGTTCAAACCCGTTCAATTCAAATGAAGTTTACCCGCGAGACTCCCTCTCGTCATACCAATACTAAGGACGAAGCTATCTTAGAATGGCCCAGCTTAATCTAA
- a CDS encoding uracil-DNA glycosylase family protein produces the protein MSDLETLIVQIRTEAEREIFPIDTGVYKAAGKEPTQPILYFGNLKSQICFFGRDLGRDEVYAAQPLIGAAGTLVRQGFYEAIYKKKPKTKKDLETVGDRAILTNTVPYKPPGNKAYSIEVKERFRPFIERLLVLHWEGNQIITLGTEAFKWYAPYGAKGEINKFFLREDRYEAKLKVTLAATDEQKMTHKREVTLLPLPHPSPLNQKYYELFPQLLQERLNEFEF, from the coding sequence ATGTCAGACCTTGAAACTCTAATTGTACAAATTCGCACTGAAGCTGAGCGAGAAATTTTTCCCATTGATACAGGAGTTTATAAAGCCGCCGGTAAAGAACCCACTCAGCCTATTCTATATTTTGGCAACCTTAAGAGTCAAATTTGCTTTTTCGGGCGAGATTTAGGGCGAGATGAAGTCTATGCCGCTCAACCTTTAATCGGGGCTGCCGGAACCCTGGTTAGACAAGGGTTTTATGAAGCCATCTATAAAAAAAAGCCGAAAACGAAGAAAGATTTAGAAACGGTAGGTGATCGCGCCATTTTAACCAATACAGTACCCTACAAACCCCCAGGAAATAAAGCTTATTCCATTGAGGTTAAAGAACGTTTTCGTCCCTTTATAGAGCGTTTATTGGTACTGCACTGGGAAGGAAACCAAATTATTACATTAGGCACAGAAGCCTTTAAATGGTATGCTCCCTATGGAGCCAAAGGAGAAATCAATAAATTTTTTTTGCGAGAAGACCGCTATGAGGCTAAGTTAAAAGTTACTTTGGCGGCTACTGATGAGCAAAAAATGACCCATAAACGAGAAGTAACCCTTCTGCCTTTGCCCCATCCCTCTCCTCTCAATCAAAAGTATTATGAACTGTTTCCCCAGTTATTGCAGGAGAGGTTAAATGAATTTGAGTTTTGA
- a CDS encoding DUF1824 family protein — protein sequence MSDLKETNLTIEEALKLLREYSCIQVKTVDAKIQKEQLREALLLITSVSEYENIGVCANNAQEGLAALFSYLKAFGYQTNFEATEKFEEHQPVYIKYNTQKQSHYLDSYAGSYRGVLISCQADDDALVGTYGHFPLDLFM from the coding sequence ATGTCTGATCTAAAAGAAACTAATCTAACAATTGAGGAAGCTTTAAAACTTCTAAGGGAATATAGTTGTATCCAGGTTAAAACAGTAGACGCAAAAATACAAAAAGAGCAACTTCGGGAAGCATTACTGCTGATTACGAGTGTTTCAGAATACGAAAATATAGGCGTTTGTGCCAATAATGCTCAAGAGGGATTAGCCGCCTTATTCAGCTATTTAAAGGCCTTCGGATATCAGACTAATTTTGAGGCAACTGAAAAATTTGAGGAGCATCAGCCCGTCTATATTAAGTACAATACTCAAAAGCAATCTCACTATCTTGATTCCTATGCGGGAAGTTATAGAGGAGTATTGATTTCTTGTCAAGCCGATGATGATGCCTTAGTGGGAACTTATGGTCATTTTCCTCTCGATTTGTTTATGTAA